CACCAACCTGCCCGGCGGCGACTACGTCTTCGAAGTCACCGGCAGCAACAACGCCGGCGTGTGGGCGGCAGCGCCGGCGCAGTTGCCGCTGCGGATCGCGTTGCGCTTCCAGGAAACGCCGTTCTACAAGCTGCTGCTGACGCTGGGCGCGTTCGCCCTGCTGCTGTGCGCGGTGGCCCTGGCACGGCTGCACAACCGGCGCCAGCGCGACATCCTCGAACGCCAGGTGCGCGAGCGCACCCAGGCATTGCAGGCGGCCAACCAGCGCCTGCAGGAGGCCAGCTTCACCGACGAGCTGACCCAGTTGCGCAACCGCCGCTACCTGTCGCTGCACATCCCCAGCGACATCGCGCTGTACCGGCGCATGGCCGCCAACGACGAGGACATGCTGTCCTCGGGCATGCTGTTCGCGCTGATCGACATCGACCATTTCAAGTCGATCAACGACAGCGGCGGACACCACACCGGCGACGCGGTGCTGCAGCAGATGGCGCAGTTGCTGGTGCGGCTGACCCGCGAGAGCGACTACGTGGTGCGCTGGGGCGGCGAGGAATTCCTGCTGGTGCTGCGCTCGGCGCCGCGCGAGAACCTCACCATGGCCGCCGAACGGCTGTGCCGCTCGGTCGCCGCGCACCCGTTCGTGTTCGACCACGGGCGCCAGGGCCGGGTCACCTGCTCGATCGGGCTGGCCGAATTCCCGTTCGTGCACGACCCCGACAATCTGCTCGGCTGGGAGCAGTTGCTGGTGCTGGCCGACCGCGCGCTGTACCAGGCCAAGGCCAAGGGCCGCAACGGCTGGGCCGCGTACCGGCCGGTGCTGGGCGCGCAGGCCGAACAGGTGCTGGCGGCGCTGCAGGAGCCGCTGGCGCAGATGGAGCGGCACGCCTGCCTGACCCTGGTGCACAACGGCGGCAGCCTGCCGCCACCCGCGTGACGCGTTGACGCCTGGCAAGCGCGCGCCGGGCTAAGGTCGTGCTCCTTCACGTCTGCCGTCCCGCTCCCATGCGCCATTGCCTGCTGCTCGCCGCCCTCGCCCTGTCGCCGCTCGCCTCCGCCACCGACGCACCGCCGCGCTACGGCGCGCAACTGGAAGGCTTCGCCTATCCCTACCCGGTGCACTGGTACCGCTTCGATTCGCAGCGCCAGCCGCTGCAGATGGCGTACATGGACGTGGCCCCGACCGGCACGCCGAACGGCCGCACGGTGGTGCTGCTGCACGGCAAGAACTTCTGCGCCGCGACCTGGGAATCGACCATCGCCGCGCTGGTGGCACAGGGCTACCGGGTGCTGGCGCCGGACCAGATCGGCTTCTGCAAGTCGAGCAAGCCGCAGGCCTACCAGTTCACCTTCGCGCAACTGGCGGCCAATACCCATGCATTGCTGCAGCAGGCCGGCGTGCGCCGCGCCGCGATCGTCGGCCATTCGATGGGCGGCATGCTCGCCGCGCACTACGCGCTGCAGTACCCGCAGGACGTGAGCCAGCTGCTGCTGGTGAACCCGATCGGGCTGGAGGACTGGAAGGCCGCCGGCGTGCCGTGGCGCAGCGTCGATGACTGGTATGCCAAGGAGCGCAAGACCGATGCGGCCTCGATCAAGCAGTACCAGTTGAACGCCTACTACGGCGGACAGTGGAAGCCCGAGTACGACCGCTGGGTGAGCATGCAGGCCGGCCTGTACGCCGGCCCCGGCGGCGATCGCGTGGCCTGGAACCAGGCGCTGACCTCGGACATGGTGTTCAACCAGCCAGTGGTGCAGCGCTTCCCGCAACTGCGCGTGCCGACCACGCTGTTCATCGGCCAGCGCGACCGGACCGCGATCGGCAAGGACCTGGCACCGCCGGCGCTGGCGGCGACCCTGGGCGACTACCCGGCCCTGGGCAAGCGCGCGGCCGCGGCGATTCCCGGCGCGCATCTGGTCGCCTTCGACGACCTCGGCCATTCGCCGCAGGTGGAAGCGCCGCAGCGCTTCAACGCCGCGCTGCTCGAGGCGCTGGGCAAGACGCCCTGATCCCAGGCGCCACGCCAGTCGTGCCTGCACGGCGGCACGAACGCGTCTTGTCGCGCAGCCTGGGTGATCGGGCGACGTGCCGGCGGCGACAGCACGTCGCCAGGGCGCTGCACGAACCTGGCCGCCATGCGCCGTAGCAGCCCCGCGCCGCGCAAACGCGAATGCACCCGACGCTGCAGTCATTGCGCTGCAGCATCGGCCGTCCATGAAAACGTTGTCATCGCAGTGATTCTGGATACATCTCGCATTCGCTCGAATTGTCTGTTGACAACGTTGTCTTCTGACCAGAACCCTGCGCCTGCCCGGTCCGCGCACGAACGCCACACGACGTCGGCGCCAAGCGCTCCCGGGTGATCGGATCCAAGGAACCAGACAGCGGCGAACCGCCGCTCCTCAGTCGCGTTACCTACCGCATCGGAGGCGTCACCATGAACACAAAATCCGCTGGATCGTGGTTGCTGTTCTGTTGTCTCGTCCTCGCCGGCCTCGCGCCCGGCCAGGCCTCGGCCGCCGCGTGCAGCGGTGTCGCCGCCTGGAACCCGGCCACCATCTACGCCGCCGGCGACACCATGACCTACGCCGGCCACCTGTACCGCGCCAATGGTCCGATCTGGAACACCGCGCCGACCTACTGCACCAGTTGCGGCTGGTACCAGGACCTGGGCACCTGCGACGGCAACACCAGCAATCAGCCGCCGAGCGTGGCGCTGACCGCGCCCACGAGCGGCACCCGCTTCGTGGTCGGCACCACCATCAGCTTGCAGGCGTCGGCCAGCGATCCCGACGGCAGCGTGGCGCGGGTCGAATTCTTCCGCGGCAGCACCTCGCTCGGCAGCGTCAGCGGCGCGCCGTACACGCTGTCCTGGAGCGGCGCAGCGGCCGGCGACTACAGCCTCACCGCCGTGGCAACCGACAACGCCGGCGCCCGCACCACCTCGGCCGTCGTCGCAATCAGTATCTCGGCGGCGTCGACCGACACCACCGCGCCGAGCGTGCCGACCGGCCTGGCCGCGGCCACGCGCGCCAGCAACGCCATCACCCTGAGCTGGAACGCGGCCTCCGACAACGCCGGCGGCAGCGGCCTGGCCGGCTACGACATCGTCCGCGACGGCAATCGCGTGGGCACGTCCACCACCACCGCTTACACCGATTCGGCGCTGAGCGCCGACACCGCGTACGCCTACGCGGTGCGCGCCCGCGACAATGCCGGCAACGTCTCGGCCAGCAGCGCCACGCTGAACGTGCGTACCCTGCCCGCCAGTGCCGGCGGCGGCAAGCGCGTGATCGGCTACTTCACCCAGTGGGGCATCTACGGCCGCAACTACCAGGTCCGCGACATCCAGACCAGCGGCGCCGCCGGCTACCTGACCCACATCAACTACGCCTTCGGCAACGTCCGCAACAACCGCTGCGAAGTCGGCGTGACCCAGCCGTCGGACAGCAGCACCGGCGCCGGCGGCGACGCCTTCGCCGACTACACCAAGGCGTTCTCCGCCGCGCAGAGCGTGGACGGCGTGGGCGACACCTGGGACCAGCCGCTGCGCGGCAACTGGAACCAGTTGAAGAAGCTCAAGGCCGCACACCCGGGAATGAAGGTGCTGATTTCGCTGGGTGGCTGGACCTGGTCGCGCGGCTTCTCCAGCGCCGCGCGCGCCGAGAATCGCCAGGCCTTCGTCGCCTCGTGCATCGACGCCTACATCCGCGGCAACCTGCCGGTCACCGACGGCGCCGGCGGCGCAGCGGCCGCGGCCGGCGTGTTCGACGGCATCGACATCGACTGGGAGTACCCGGTGGCGTGCGGCATCGCCTGCGGCAGCGCCGAGGACCGGCAGAACTTCACCGCGCTGCTGGCCGAATTCCGCCGCCAACTCGACCAGGTGCGGCCGGGGCTGCTGCTGACCGTGGCGGTCGGCGCCGGCATCGACAAGATCCGGGTCACCGACCCGAACCTGTACGCGCAGTACCTGGACTACCTCAACGTCATGACCTACGACTTCCACGGCGCCTGGGATCCGCAGACCAACCACCACTCCGCCCTGTTCGAGTCGTCGGCCGATCCGTCCAGCGGCGACCAGCGCTACTACAACAGCAACGACGCCATCCAGGCCTTCCTCGACCGTGGCGTGCCCGCCGCCAAGCTCAACCTCGGCATCGGCTTCTACGGGCGCGGCTGGACCAACGTGCCCAACGTCAACCACGGCCTGTACCAGAGCGGCAGCGCCGCGGCAGGCACCTACGAAGCCGGCATCGAGGACTACAAGGTGTTGCGCGGCCGCGCCGGCACCAGCTACGTCGACGCCCAGGCGCACGCACACTGGAAGTACGACGGCAGCACCTTCTGGAGCTACGACAACCCGGCGCTGGTCACCGAGAAGATGAACTATGTCAAGACCCAGGGCCTGGGCGGCGCGTTCTTCTGGGAATTCAGCGGCGACTACCAGGGCGAGTTGCTGAAGACCATGGGCCAAGGTCTGCAATGAGCTGAGGCGCCGGCCGCCGCGCAACGTGCAACGCGCGACGGCCGCGCCGCGTGACCCGCACGCATCGGCGTGCAGGCAGCGTCGCGCACACGCCGACCGCCCGTCGGTATCGCCCCAGTCCGAAACGCGACGCCCGCACGTGATGGCGGGCGTCGTTGGCTTCGCTCAGCGCACCGCGATCCGCAGCACGTCGTCGAGCAAGGCCGCCGCGGTGACATCGGCGCCCGCGCCCGGCCCCTGGATCAGCAGCGGCTGCTGCAGGTAGCGGTCGCTGTGAATGGCGACGCGGTTGTCGGTGCCGGCGCCGCTGGCCAGCGGATGCGTCAGCGGCAGCGCGCGCAGACCCACCGATGCGCCATTTGCATCGAAGCGACCGACGAAGCGCAGACAGGCACCGGCGGCCTGCGCCTGCGCCAGGCGCGCCGCCAGCGGCGCGTCCAGTTGTTCGAGTGCGGCATCCAGTTGCGCCAGCGGCACCGTGGCCAGCGCGGCCGGCACCAGCGACTCCACCTGCACCTGCTCGGCACGCAACGGCAGGCCGGCGGCACGGGCCAGGATCAGCAACTTGCGCCGCACGTCCTCGCCGGACAGGTCCTCGCGCGGATCGGGCTCGGTGTAGCCGGCGGCCGCGGCCTCGCGCACGCACGCGGAGAAGGCACGGCGGCCGTCGTAGCGATGCAGCAACCAGGCCAGGGAGCCGGACAGCACGCCTTCCACCGCGTGGATATGGTCGCCGCCGGCAACCAGCGCGCGCAGGCTGCTCAGCAACGGCAGCCCGGCGCCGACCGTGGCGCTGTCGCCGTAGTGGGTGCTGGCGGCATGGCGGGCGGCCTGGATCTGTTCGGCCCGCGCCAGCGCGGCGCCCTGGCCGAGCTTGTTGGCGGTGACCACGTGCACGCCGCGCCGCAGCCATTCGGCATGGCGCTGCGCCACCGCCTCGCTGGCGGTGGCGTCGACCACGATGTCGCCACAGCCCAGGTCCTCCGGCAACGTCACCGCCTGCGCCGTGCGCGCGGCGGCATTGGCCGCGGCCAGCGCCTGCGCCGGCGTCACCGCGCAATCGGCAACGGTGCGCGAATTGGCCAGCCAGGCGAAGGTCGGCAGGCCGGGGCGGCGCTGCTGCAGCGCCTGGTAGCGCGCGACGAAGGCGCGGCCGACGGTGCCGGTGCCGAGCAGGCCCAGCCGCGCGGTGGCCGCGACGGGCGCCGCACGCAGCGGCGCCAATGGCGCATCGGCCAGGCCGCTGCTCACGCGTCCACCCGTTTGCGTGCCAGCGCCTCGCCGGCGCGCTGCGCGCGCTGCAGGCCCGCCTGCAGGTCGGCGACCAGATCCGCACTGGATTCGATGCCCACCGACAGACGCAACAGGCCATCGGAAATCCCGGCCTTGGCGCGCGCCTCGGCGGTCATCGCCGCATGCGTCATGGTCGCCGGATGCGCGACCAGGCTCTCCACGCCGCCCAGCGATTCGGCCAAGGTGAAGTAGCGCAGGCCATCGACGAAGGCGCGCACCTCGGCCTCGCCACCGGCCAGTTCGAAACTGATCATCGCGCCGAAGCCGCGCTGCTGCCGCGCAGCCACCGCGTGGCCCGGATGCGAGGCCAGGCCGGGGTAGTACACCTGGCGCACCGCGGCGTGCGTGGTCAGCAGCTCCACCACCGCCTGCGCGTTTTCCTGGTGCGCGCGCAGGCGCGCGTCCAGCGTGCGCAGACCGCGCAGGGTCAGGAACGCGTCGAACGGCGAGCCGGTCAGGCCCAGCGCATTGGCCCACCACACCAGCTGCTGGTGCAGTTCGGCAGTGGCCGCGATCACCGCGCCACCGACCACGTCGCTGTGGCCGTTGACGTACTTGGTGGTGGAGTGGATCACCAGGTCGGCACCGAAGGCGATCGGGGTCTGCAGCGCCGGCGACAGGAAGGTGTTGTCGACCACCGCCAGCGCGCCGGCCTTGTGCGTGGCGTCGATGACGAAACGCAGGTCGGTGATGCGCAGCAGCGGGTTGGACGGGGTCTCGATCAGCACCAGCTTCGGCGCCTGCGCCAGCGCATCGGCCAGGGAGCGCGGATCGGTCAGGTCGGCGGTGATCAGCTCGAAGTGGCCCTTCTTGGCCAGCGCGTTGAACAGCCGCCAGCTGCCGCCGTACGCATCGTGCGGCACCACCAGCTTGTCGCCGGGCTGCAGCAGGGCGTTCAGCACCAGGTTGATCGCGCCCATGCCGGTAGCGGTGATCACGCCGCCGGCGCCGCCTTCCAGTTCCGCCAGCGCTTCGCCGAGCAGGTCGCGGGTGGGGTTGCCGCTGCGGGTGTAGTCGTACTGGCGCTTGTTGCCGAAGCCGTCGAAGCTGAAGTTCGACGACAGCACGATCGGCGGGGTCACCGCGCCGTAGGCGGTGTCGCGGTCGATGCCGGCGCGGACCGCGGCGGTGGCGGCGCTACAGGGCAGATCGGTGTCGTGGGCAGTGCTCATGCGGCAACTCCGGTGGGGCGAAGGGCGGTGGCGAGAATCGCGTCGATGCGATCGGTTTCTTTCAGGAAGGCGTCGTGGCCGTAGGGCGAACGCAGCACGCGCAGGCTGCCGCGCGGGCCGAGGCCTTCGACCAGGGTGACCAGGTCCGACAGCGGCACCAGGCGGTCGCCTTCGACCGCCACCACCACCGTGGGCACGGCGACGGCGGCCGGATCGATGCGGTGCAGGTCGATGGATTCGGACAGGCGCAGGTAGGCGTTGACCTGGGTGCGCGCCACGTACTGCGCGCCGGCGGCGTCCAGGTAGTCTTCGGCGGCGACGCGGACGCGGCCGTTGATCACTTCCGGCGCCGCGTCGAAGCGTTCGCCGAATTCCTCGGGCGTGCGGTAGCTGAGCATCGCGAACTGCCGCGCCAGCGACAGCCCATGGCTCTCGGCGCACTGCAGTTGGCCCAGCGCCACCGCGCGACGCTGCAGCGCGCGCCAGGCCGCGGCGTACGGATGTGCGCGGTGCGCGCCGCTGACCGCGATCAGCTTCTGCACGCGTTGCGGATGCCGCACCGCCAGTTGCAGGCCGACCAGCGCGCCGTAGGAATAGCCGACGAACCCCTGCAGTTGCGCGATGTCCAGCGCGTCCAGCAGCGCGGCGATGGCATCGGCCTGGTCGGCGCTGTCGATCGGCGCGTCCAGGCTGCCATCGGCGCCGACGAAATCGAACGCCAGCAGCCGCCGCTGGGTGGGGTCCAGCGCCCGCCCCGCCCCGACCAGGCCTTCGGCCCAGCCCTTCTCGGGGAAGCTGGCGTTGGCGGCGAGATGGCGGTGCGCGGAGATGCCGCCGGCGACGAACACCACCGGCGCGGCAGCCGGGCCGCTCAGTTCGTAGCGCAGGCGCAGCAGTTGCACGCCGGCATGGCGCAGCGGCAAGGCGACGGCGATCTCGCCACGCATCGCGTGCACGCCGTCGGCCGGCGCGGCAACGCGGTCGTGGGACGGAATGGCGGAGGTGGGGCGATCAGGCGAGTTCACGAGGCGCATGGCGGTATCCAGGGAGGAACGGCCATCGAGCTTCGCGGAGCTCGCGTTCGCCATGCAGAAGGCATGGATCGAACCATCTTTCGGCGGACGCGTGGGTCCCCGCAGGATTTGGCACCTACACGGGCGCTTGCGCGTCCGCTGGCTGCCCCGGCATCAAAGGGCCTGTCCCTCCGCCGGTCTCGATGGTGGAGCCACGATGCCAGCGATTTTCCGCAATGTCAATCTCTTTATTCGGATGAAGCGATATGATTTTTCGATCCCTGGCCTCGGCCATACTCCGCTTCCCCCATCGCTGCCCCTGTCCGTGCGCCGACGCAGCCCCCGCCGCTGGCTTGCCGTGGTCCTGTCGTTCGCACTGGCGACCGGTGCGCCCGCGCAGCCGCTGCTGCGCTGGAATGCCCCGCGACTCGAACCACAACCACCGCCAGCGTGGCTGCAGGTGATCACCCGCGACAGCGGGCTGCGCGAGGTCGCATTGGGCAATCCGCTCGGCGGCCCGGTGCAGATCCGCCTGCTGGGCGACCGCGCCGGCTTCACTGCCGTGCCCGCGCTGCCGCTGACCGTGGAACTGGCCGCCGGCGAGCGCCGTGTGGTTGCGCGTCTGTATCCGTCCGGCGACCTGGCCGAGACCGACGCTGGCGACGCCCGGCTGCGCATCGAGGCGGTGCCTGGTTCGCCGCGCGCCCATGCCGACGCGGTGCTGTATGCCCTGCCCTTCGCCGATCGCACGGTGCGCATCGACCAAGGCTTCGGCGGCGCCTTCAGCCATCGCGATCCCGCCAACGCCTATGCCCTGGACTTCGCCCTGCCCGAAGGCACGCCGGTGCTGGCCGCACGCGAGGGCGTGGTGATGGAGGTGCGCGACGACTTCCGCGAGTCCGGCACCGACCCGCGCCTGGGCCAGGCCGCCAACCTGGTGCGGGTACTGCACGCCGACGGCAGCATGGCGATCTACGCGCACCTGGCCGCCGGCGGCGTGCAGGTGCGGGTCGGCCAGGCTGTGCGGCGCGGCGAGCGCCTCGGTCTGTCCGGCAACACCGGCCTGAGCAGTGGCCCGCACCTGCATTTCGCCGTCCAGCTCAATCGCGGCCTGCACCTGGAAGCGGTGCCTTTCCGGATGGCCGGCCCGCTGGGCGAACTGCGCTTCGCCCATCCCGCCCCACCCTGAGCGCGCCTACCGTTCGTCGGCAGACGCATTGACATCTGCCAAGTGTATTGATGTATTAATACACATGGATGCAACCCACCTCCACGTCCAGCCCAGCGCCCCCGAGCCGATCTACCGGCAGATCGCCGAGCAGATCCGCCGCCTGGTCGCCGCCGGGCAATTGCGCCCAGGCGATGGTCTCCCCTCGGTACGCGAGGTCGCCGCCACCCACGCGGTCAACCCGATGACGGTCTCGCGCGCCTACAGCCAGCTCGAGGCCGAGGGCGTGCTGGAACGCCTGCGCGGCCGCGGCATGGCCATCGCCGCGACCGCCGCCGCACCACAGCGGCAAGGGCAGCGCCTGGAGTTGATCGAACCGCGCCTGCAGGAACTGGTCCGGCATTGCCGGGAACTGGGCCTGCCGTCGCCTCCCGTGATCGAACGTCTTGAACAGTTGTTTGGAGAACCTGGCGATGAGTAGCGTGGTACTGCAGAGCGCAATCCAGGCCGACCTGGACATGGACCTGCCGCTGGCGGCGCACGACCTGCACCTGGCTTTCGGCGCCGGCTCGGTGCTGCAGGGCATTGACCTGCAGGTGGCGCGCGGCGAGGTGGTCGGCCTGATCGGACGCAATGGCGCTGGCAAGAGCACCCTGCTGGCCTGCCTGCTCGGCCTGCTGCAACCGCAGCGCGGCAAGGCGCGGGTGTTCGGCGGCCCGGCTTTGCGCCTGGACGATGCGCGCAAGGCGCAGTTGGGCTTCGTGCCGCAGCAGCCGCAGGCCTTCGGCTGGATGCGCGTGGAGGAACTGCTCGCCTTCGCCGCGCAGCTCTACCCCCACTGGGACGCACCGCGTGCCGACACGCTGCTGCGGCGCTGGGAACTGGACCGCCGCCAGCGCATCGACACGCTCTCGCCCGGCCAGGCCCAGCGCCTGGCCCTGGTGCGCGCGCTGGCCGCACGGCCGGCGCTGC
This genomic stretch from Xanthomonas sacchari harbors:
- a CDS encoding homoserine O-succinyltransferase, translated to MRLVNSPDRPTSAIPSHDRVAAPADGVHAMRGEIAVALPLRHAGVQLLRLRYELSGPAAAPVVFVAGGISAHRHLAANASFPEKGWAEGLVGAGRALDPTQRRLLAFDFVGADGSLDAPIDSADQADAIAALLDALDIAQLQGFVGYSYGALVGLQLAVRHPQRVQKLIAVSGAHRAHPYAAAWRALQRRAVALGQLQCAESHGLSLARQFAMLSYRTPEEFGERFDAAPEVINGRVRVAAEDYLDAAGAQYVARTQVNAYLRLSESIDLHRIDPAAVAVPTVVVAVEGDRLVPLSDLVTLVEGLGPRGSLRVLRSPYGHDAFLKETDRIDAILATALRPTGVAA
- a CDS encoding alpha/beta fold hydrolase gives rise to the protein MRHCLLLAALALSPLASATDAPPRYGAQLEGFAYPYPVHWYRFDSQRQPLQMAYMDVAPTGTPNGRTVVLLHGKNFCAATWESTIAALVAQGYRVLAPDQIGFCKSSKPQAYQFTFAQLAANTHALLQQAGVRRAAIVGHSMGGMLAAHYALQYPQDVSQLLLVNPIGLEDWKAAGVPWRSVDDWYAKERKTDAASIKQYQLNAYYGGQWKPEYDRWVSMQAGLYAGPGGDRVAWNQALTSDMVFNQPVVQRFPQLRVPTTLFIGQRDRTAIGKDLAPPALAATLGDYPALGKRAAAAIPGAHLVAFDDLGHSPQVEAPQRFNAALLEALGKTP
- a CDS encoding O-succinylhomoserine (thiol)-lyase — translated: MSTAHDTDLPCSAATAAVRAGIDRDTAYGAVTPPIVLSSNFSFDGFGNKRQYDYTRSGNPTRDLLGEALAELEGGAGGVITATGMGAINLVLNALLQPGDKLVVPHDAYGGSWRLFNALAKKGHFELITADLTDPRSLADALAQAPKLVLIETPSNPLLRITDLRFVIDATHKAGALAVVDNTFLSPALQTPIAFGADLVIHSTTKYVNGHSDVVGGAVIAATAELHQQLVWWANALGLTGSPFDAFLTLRGLRTLDARLRAHQENAQAVVELLTTHAAVRQVYYPGLASHPGHAVAARQQRGFGAMISFELAGGEAEVRAFVDGLRYFTLAESLGGVESLVAHPATMTHAAMTAEARAKAGISDGLLRLSVGIESSADLVADLQAGLQRAQRAGEALARKRVDA
- a CDS encoding ABC transporter ATP-binding protein, which translates into the protein MSSVVLQSAIQADLDMDLPLAAHDLHLAFGAGSVLQGIDLQVARGEVVGLIGRNGAGKSTLLACLLGLLQPQRGKARVFGGPALRLDDARKAQLGFVPQQPQAFGWMRVEELLAFAAQLYPHWDAPRADTLLRRWELDRRQRIDTLSPGQAQRLALVRALAARPALLVLDEPASALDPVARRDLMREIVTETCDAGTTVLFSSHIVSDLERVASRVAFLHQGRLLLDQPLDELKDRVLRIGIPAPAAATLDAPLRGELARRHAADGGVVVVLHADELPSALLTVPGIRIDRLGLEDLFIEVVG
- a CDS encoding glycoside hydrolase family 18 protein, whose protein sequence is MRARDNAGNVSASSATLNVRTLPASAGGGKRVIGYFTQWGIYGRNYQVRDIQTSGAAGYLTHINYAFGNVRNNRCEVGVTQPSDSSTGAGGDAFADYTKAFSAAQSVDGVGDTWDQPLRGNWNQLKKLKAAHPGMKVLISLGGWTWSRGFSSAARAENRQAFVASCIDAYIRGNLPVTDGAGGAAAAAGVFDGIDIDWEYPVACGIACGSAEDRQNFTALLAEFRRQLDQVRPGLLLTVAVGAGIDKIRVTDPNLYAQYLDYLNVMTYDFHGAWDPQTNHHSALFESSADPSSGDQRYYNSNDAIQAFLDRGVPAAKLNLGIGFYGRGWTNVPNVNHGLYQSGSAAAGTYEAGIEDYKVLRGRAGTSYVDAQAHAHWKYDGSTFWSYDNPALVTEKMNYVKTQGLGGAFFWEFSGDYQGELLKTMGQGLQ
- a CDS encoding GntR family transcriptional regulator; protein product: MDATHLHVQPSAPEPIYRQIAEQIRRLVAAGQLRPGDGLPSVREVAATHAVNPMTVSRAYSQLEAEGVLERLRGRGMAIAATAAAPQRQGQRLELIEPRLQELVRHCRELGLPSPPVIERLEQLFGEPGDE
- a CDS encoding M23 family metallopeptidase, whose product is MQVITRDSGLREVALGNPLGGPVQIRLLGDRAGFTAVPALPLTVELAAGERRVVARLYPSGDLAETDAGDARLRIEAVPGSPRAHADAVLYALPFADRTVRIDQGFGGAFSHRDPANAYALDFALPEGTPVLAAREGVVMEVRDDFRESGTDPRLGQAANLVRVLHADGSMAIYAHLAAGGVQVRVGQAVRRGERLGLSGNTGLSSGPHLHFAVQLNRGLHLEAVPFRMAGPLGELRFAHPAPP
- a CDS encoding homoserine dehydrogenase, with amino-acid sequence MAPLRAAPVAATARLGLLGTGTVGRAFVARYQALQQRRPGLPTFAWLANSRTVADCAVTPAQALAAANAAARTAQAVTLPEDLGCGDIVVDATASEAVAQRHAEWLRRGVHVVTANKLGQGAALARAEQIQAARHAASTHYGDSATVGAGLPLLSSLRALVAGGDHIHAVEGVLSGSLAWLLHRYDGRRAFSACVREAAAAGYTEPDPREDLSGEDVRRKLLILARAAGLPLRAEQVQVESLVPAALATVPLAQLDAALEQLDAPLAARLAQAQAAGACLRFVGRFDANGASVGLRALPLTHPLASGAGTDNRVAIHSDRYLQQPLLIQGPGAGADVTAAALLDDVLRIAVR